The Maridesulfovibrio hydrothermalis AM13 = DSM 14728 DNA window CATTGTGATGAAACACTCCGCTGTAAAAGTGCGCACCCTGTATGATGATAAAGTTATTGCAGGATTCGCCGGGGCTACCGCCGATGCTTTCACCCTTTTTGAAAGATTTGAAAAGAAACTTCAAACTTACTCGGGTAACCTTGTGCGCTCCGCTGTTGAAATGGCAACTGACTGGCGTACTGATAAATACCTGCGCAAACTCGAAGCCATGATCATGGTTGCTGACGCCGAGCATATTCTTATCATCAGCGGTAACGGTGATGTTATTGAACCTGACGACGGC harbors:
- the hslV gene encoding ATP-dependent protease subunit HslV, producing MELRGTTILAVMDDKGTAMIGDGQVTMGQAIVMKHSAVKVRTLYDDKVIAGFAGATADAFTLFERFEKKLQTYSGNLVRSAVEMATDWRTDKYLRKLEAMIMVADAEHILIISGNGDVIEPDDGVAAIGSGGAYALSAARALMRNTDMPAAEIAGKAMEIAGEICVYTNGNVVLKTIEK